In Tenebrio molitor chromosome 6, icTenMoli1.1, whole genome shotgun sequence, one genomic interval encodes:
- the hmw gene encoding uncharacterized protein hmw: MNTSEMSTNLHKPDQSSTPLRSASNSRISDDDDDVSDGSTNKEDYENDTFEEESVEEMSLSSLERLREPRRTKSVPNKTFTPTQIREIERENAILMNKILTYSRKPTKPKVASLPNKYHMTSAAINRKKNQMKIDWENQILLRKIQSVKPSIRY; this comes from the exons ATGAACACAAGCGAGATGTCGACCAACCTGCACAAACCCGACCAAAGCTCTACGCCTCTGAGGAGTGCCTCGAATTCGAGAAtttccgacgacgacgacgacgttTCGGACGGTTCGACCAACAAGGAAGATTACGAGAATGACACTTTCGAGGAGGAGTCGGTAGAGGAGATGAGTTTGAGCAGTCTGGAACGGTTGAGGGAGCCGCGCAGGACGAAGAGCGTCCCCAACAAGACGTTCACACCGACTCAGATCAGGGAGATCGAGAGGGAAAACGCGATTCTGATGAACAAAATTTTGACGTACAGTCGCAAACCTACCAAGCCGAAGGTTGCCTCTCTGCCAAATAAATATCACATGACCAGTGCGGCTATCAATCGAAAGAAGAATCAAATGAAAATCGACTGGGAGAATCAG attttgctGCGGAAAATTCAGTCAGTGAAGCCATCAATAAGATACTAG